A genomic window from Silene latifolia isolate original U9 population chromosome 11, ASM4854445v1, whole genome shotgun sequence includes:
- the LOC141613337 gene encoding F-box protein At2g26160-like, with product MDQPSQWSNLPSDILQHLLNYIDLTLDLPRIRGVCSTWRTSLPLDQFHKPPSHFRVPKIDNISQLSILLIQSRFYLISPLGDNTTPWLVRIAETGLNKWHLLNPFNVEDYFHYDPPITTRVNLLDSRVIEVAKPWSLQSVSGKSKTLSKKVVGGWNLKASYIFAVQAQLEVRSGQGGLVFKRLHDREWVPIKGTFPDKKDKWYRILDIAYHNGLFYAFDLVNWKVGVIDPAKPEISFKFMDAPDCLGERIDKNAYSVLIDGGSYILYGVCLVPCNAQLYLVINLSKVGSKKRTLAVFVLKEGEKIEENKWERVTSLGNQILFIWYDVSLGVSSTILPNWKPGSICLFIRPFPLIYDASMSTVKELPEGGECLNMISFPEYWRYLNIYNMEEEEKGLVGFEELSMKEYTGLFFPPPAWVKWRCPSLDNNIEVMLHNIKFCGLEKKRMILLEMWISVD from the coding sequence ATGGACCAACCTTCCCAATGGAGCAACCTACCGAGCGACATCCTCCAACACCTCCTCAATTACATCGACTTAACACTAGACCTCCCTCGCATTCGAGGCGTATGTTCCACTTGGCGAACTTCCCTCCCTCTCGACCAATTCCACAAACCCCCCTCCCATTTCCGCGTCCCTAAAATCGACAACATAAGCCAACTTTCTATCCTCCTTATCCAATCCCGGTTCTACCTCATTTCCCCTCTTGGCGACAATACCACCCCCTGGCTTGTCAGAATTGCCGAGACTGGTCTTAATAAGTGGCACCTTTTAAACCCCTTCAATGTTGAAGACTACTTTCATTACGACCCACCCATCACCACCCGAGTTAACCTGCTCGATTCTCGTGTTATCGAGGTGGCCAAACCATGGTCTCTTCAATCTGTGTCTGGTAAAAGTAAAACCTTGTCAAAGAAGGTGGTTGGGGGCTGGAACTTGAAGGCTAGTTACATTTTCGCCGTGCAGGCTCAGCTCGAGGTTCGTAGTGGCCAAGGTGGGTTGGTGTTTAAGCGGTTACATGACCGTGAATGGGTTCCAATTAAGGGCACTTTTCCCGATAAGAAAGATAAATGGTATCGGATACTCGACATTGCGTATCATAATGGTCTATTTTATGCATTTGACTTGGTCAATTGGAAGGTTGGGGTTATCGATCCTGCTAAACCCGAGATATCCTTCAAATTCATGGATGCCCCGGATTGTCTTGGTGAAAGAATTGACAAAAATGCGTACTCGGTGTTGATTGATGGTGGTAGCTATATTCTCTATGGTGTATGCTTGGTGCCTTGTAATGCACAATTGTATCTTGTCATCAATTTGAGCAAGGTTGGCTCCAAAAAAAGAACCTTAGCCGTGTTTGTTTTAAAAGAAGGGGAGAAAATTGAAGAGAACAAGTGGGAACGTGTGACGAGCCTAGGGAATCAAATACTCTTTATCTGGTACGATGTCTCGTTGGGTGTCTCGTCCACAATTTTGCCAAATTGGAAGCCGGGTTCAATTTGCTTGTTCATCAGGCCATTCCCATTGATCTATGATGCATCTATGAGCACGGTAAAGGAGTTACCTGAAGGTGGAGAGTGTTTAAACATGATTAGTTTTCCGGAGTATTGGAGGTACCTTAATATATACAACATGGAAGAAGAGGAGAAAGGGTTGGTAGGGTTTGAAGAGTTGTCAATGAAGGAGTATACTGGCTTATTTTTCCCACCTCCTGCTTGGGTTAAATGGCGTTGTCCTAGTCTTGACAACAATATTGAGGTCATGTTGCATAATATCAAGTTCTGTGGACTAGAAAAAAAAAGGATGATTTTATTGGAAATGTGGATTAGTGTCGACTAA
- the LOC141611592 gene encoding F-box protein At2g17036-like: protein MDNTTIRRDFFFFAAMMFSDEAPSFPVDRGGQHGGDWSHLPKFILYYLLKFLNIRIHTPILRAVCRSWRNSLPISQIPKLPLGFDAPTLPPSPLPVLLYYNRFYLISPLSESHSPWIVRVADFTQYLDRNNFQLKNPIDGSEYFHPQPPLKGTFDFLGCKVTEIASCFSLRGGAPSLFNFQLKCLSEKMAGNWNLNSVKMISVLAKLTAENGGGLVFLEIGRLEWVKVKEMVTSDVEERRILRKFDNIGDIVCYDGEFYAFDVGLWKVGVIDTSDIDIDDTPSIEFIDGPKGVNPVVIQGVQFAKVDGILYAMKGVYFVPSKDGLYLVFEMSGFDEGIKEKLIVYELDEDEWEWNKVESIGQQIFFIGMDVAFSTPAELLPKWKAGSICLFTGLSRALLLDRFVEVGRGEMPVGLEMLDNLKYPKYLKGFRVYNMEEEERGIVPFEELSKEVYMGLFFPPPPWVKWTCPMLDDVEVKLENLKVGAAYTAGVKDGGNAAAGTHILEEVE from the exons ATGGACAACACAACAATCCGCAGAGATTTCTTCTTCTTCGCAGCAATGATGTTCTCCGACGAAGCACCATCCTTCCCCGTTGATCGCGGTGGTCAACACGGCGGAGACTGGTCTCACCTCCCTAAATTCATCCTTTACTACCTCCTCAAATTCCTCAACATCCGTATCCACACTCCTATCCTCCGTGCTGTCTGCCGTTCTTGGCGCAATTCCCTCCCTATTTCCCAAATTCCCAAACTACCCCTCGGTTTCGACGCTCCTACGCTCCCTCCCTCTCCCCTTCCCGTTCTCCTCTACTACAACCGATTTTACCTTATCTCTCCTCTGTCCGAGTCCCACTCGCCCTGGATCGTCCGAGTCGCTGACTTCACACAGTATCTCGATAGGAACAATTTCCAGCTCAAGAATCCTATCGATGGCTCTGAATATTTCCATCCTCAACCACCTCTGAAAG GTACGTTCGATTTCTTGGGGTGCAAGGTAACGGAGATTGCATCTTGTTTTTCACTGCGCGGTGGAGCTCCATCCTTGTTCAACTTCCAACTGAAGTGTCTTTCGGAGAAAATGGCGGGAAACTGGAATTTGAACTCGGTTAAGATGATTTCCGTGTTGGCTAAGTTAACTGCTGAAAATGGTGGTGGGTTGGTTTTTCTTGAAATAGGTCGGCTTGAGTGGGTTAAGGTCAAGGAAATGGTAACAAGTGATGTTGAGGAAAGGAGGATTTTGCGAAAGTTTGATAATATTGGTGATATTGTGTGTTATGATGGTGAGTTTTATGCGTTTGATGTTGGATTGTGGAAGGTTGGGGTGATTGATACGAGTGATATCGATATCGACGATACGCCTTCGATTGAGTTCATTGATGGACCGAAAGGTGTGAATCCAGTTGTTATTCAGGGAGTTCAGTTTGCGAAGGTTGATGGAATATTGTACGCGATGAAGGGGGTGTATTTCGTGCCTTCGAAAGATGGGTTGTATCTTGTTTTTGAGATGAGTGGATTTGATGAAGGGATAAAAGAGAAGTTAATTGTGTATGAATTGGATGAGGATGAGTGGGAGTGGAACAAGGTGGAGAGTATTGGGCAACAAATCTTCTTCATTGGCATGGACGTCGCGTTTTCAACACCGGCTGAGTTGCTGCCTAAGTGGAAAGCGGGTTCAATTTGTTTGTTTACAGGGCTGTCACGGGCTCTGTTGCTTGACAGGTTTGTGGAGGTGGGTCGGGGTGAGATGCCGGTCGGGTTGGAGATGCTGGACAACCTGAAGTATCCTAAGTATTTGAAGGGGTTTAGAGTGTACAACATGGAGGAGGAAGAGAGAGGTATAGTCCCTTTCGAGGAGTTGTCCAAGGAGGTTTACATGGGGTTGTTCTTTCCGCCTCCCCCGTGGGTTAAGTGGACTTGTCCTATGCTTGATGATGTTGAGGTTAAGTTGGAGAATTTGAAGGTTGGTGCTGCTTATACTGCAGGTGTGAAGGATGGTGGGAATGCTGCTGCTGGTACTCACATACTTGAGGAAGTGGAGTAG